The following are encoded in a window of Cycloclasticus pugetii PS-1 genomic DNA:
- a CDS encoding exodeoxyribonuclease VII small subunit, producing the protein MAKAKKLDLESSLQSLEELVDRMENGDLSLEESLKEFELGIKLIQSCQKSLTDAEQKVETLLNSSALAKPVDFD; encoded by the coding sequence ATGGCCAAAGCAAAAAAACTCGATTTAGAATCATCACTTCAATCCTTAGAAGAACTTGTTGACCGTATGGAAAATGGAGACTTGAGTCTCGAAGAATCACTAAAAGAGTTTGAATTAGGCATCAAGTTAATTCAATCCTGTCAAAAGTCACTTACAGACGCTGAACAAAAAGTTGAAACTCTATTAAACAGCTCCGCCTTGGCAAAACCCGTCGATTTCGATTAA